A window of Lepidochelys kempii isolate rLepKem1 chromosome 1, rLepKem1.hap2, whole genome shotgun sequence contains these coding sequences:
- the LOC140911894 gene encoding olfactory receptor 52E4-like — protein sequence MSDANTTDFTNPSTFILLGIPGLEAGHVWISIPFCALYVIAVLGNFTILFIVKMEPSLHGPMYYFVCMLAVADLGLSTSTLPKMLSIFWFNSREINFSACLTQMYFIHCVSVMESGIFVAMALDRYVAICDPLRHSTILTNPVVAKIGLVVVLRGGMLVLPYPFLVRRWPYCRTNIIPHTYCEHMAVVNLACADIRVNSYYGLFLAFFLSSLDVCFIAVSYTQILRAIFSLPTKDARLKTFRTCGSHLFVILASYIPALFSFLTHRFGHNVPLHFHILIANMYLLVPPMLNPIIYGVRTKQIRDRLLRLFTHKGT from the coding sequence ATGTCAGATGCCAACACAACcgacttcaccaacccctccaccttcatcttgctgggcattcctggcctggaggcaggtcatgtctggatctccatccccttctgtgcCTTGTACGTCATAGCCGTCTTGGGAAACTTCACCATCCTGTTCATTGTGAAGATGGAGCCGAGCCTCCAtgggcccatgtactatttcGTTTGCATGCTGGCCGTCGCTGACCTGGGCCTGTCCACGTCCACCCTGCctaaaatgctgagcatcttctggttcaattccagagAGATCAATTTTagtgcctgcctcacccagatgtacttCATTCACTGTGTCTCAGTGATGGAGTCTGGGATCTTTGTGGCCATGGCTCTGgatcgctacgtggccatctgtgatcccctgagacattccaccatCCTGACAAACCCAGTGGTAGCCAAGATAGGCCTGGTCGTGGTGCTGCGTGGTGGCATGCTCGTACTGCCCTATCCCTTCCTGGTGAGGCGCtggccatattgcagaaccaacatcatCCCCCACACGTACTGCGAGCACATGGCCGTGGTGAATTTGGCCTGCGCTGACATCCGTGTCAATAGTTACTACGGCCTTTTTCTGGCCTTCTTTCTGTCCAGTCTGGATGTGTGTTTTATTGCTGTGTCCTATAcccagatcctcagggccatcttcagcctccccacaaaggaCGCCCGGCTCAAGACTTTTCGGACCTGTGGCTCCCACCTTTTTGTCATCTTAGCCTCTTACATCCCagctctcttctccttcctcacaCACCGGTTTGGCCACAATGTGCCCCTGCATTTCCACATTCTCATTGCCAACATGTACCTCCTTGTGCCCCCCATGCTGAACCCCATCATCTACGGGGTGAGGACCAAACAGATCCGGGACAGGCTGCTCCGTCTCTTTACTCATAAAGGGACCTAA